In Cryptomeria japonica chromosome 10, Sugi_1.0, whole genome shotgun sequence, a genomic segment contains:
- the LOC131038579 gene encoding FAS1 domain-containing protein SELMODRAFT_448915 — MASMRLIITTLVLLSVLGASKAQISNISDMDIALAEMKAESYYGFVMLLQMLVESGSPIPTSDVTFLMPNDSLLADHTALAFKALPDFLLSHTIQPEQKFNNFLHYPNGTSIPSSLHHYMLIVSNYGSRNFSLNNARIVMPNVCRASRSIACHGISDVLIANTTITPPPPPHPSPSPSPSPSSPSPSPVPQAPPPLPPSPSPSSPSTSPVPQAPAPAPAPAPPSNEAMPRAYISVLVLFISTIVVGLANP; from the coding sequence ATGGCCTCAATGCGCTTGATCATTACCACTTTGGTCCTATTGTCTGTGTTGGGTGCAAGTAAAGCCCAGATCAGCAATATCTCGGATATGGATATAGCACTGGCGGAGATGAAGGCCGAATCCTACTACGGATTCGTGATGCTGCTGCAAATGCTGGTGGAATCTGGCAGCCCCATACCCACAAGTGATGTGACGTTTCTGATGCCCAACGACAGCCTCCTCGCCGACCACACCGCTCTCGCCTTCAAGGCCCTCCCTGACTTTCTCCTCAGCCACACCATCCAGCCAGAACAAAAGTTCAACAATTTCCTACATTACCCCAATGGCACAAGCATCCCTTCTTCTCTGCACCACTACATGCTCATCGTCTCTAATTATGGAAGTCGCAACTTCTCCCTCAACAACGCCCGAATTGTGATGCCCAATGTCTGCAGAGCCTCACGTTCCATTGCATGCCATGGAATTAGCGATGTTCTCATTGCCAATACCACCATcacccctcctcctcctccccatccttctccatctccatctccatctccatctagtCCATCTCCATCTCCAGTGCCCCAAGCGCCCCCTCctcttcctccatctccatctccatctagtCCATCTACATCTCCAGTGCCCCAAGCTCCTGCCCCTGCCCCTGCCCCTGCGCCGCCTTCTAACGAGGCCATGCCCAGAGCATACATTTCAGTGCTTGTGCTCTTCATTTCCACCATTGTAGTGGGTCTTGCAAACCCATGA